The Triticum dicoccoides isolate Atlit2015 ecotype Zavitan unplaced genomic scaffold, WEW_v2.0 scaffold132289, whole genome shotgun sequence genomic sequence CAAGGAGATCGGGAGGGTGATGCGTGTGGCAGCACGGTTGCCACTTACATATTTTGATTTAAAGATCTGACAAGTTTTTTGAGGGTAAAGATCTGACAAGTTACATGTATAGCAAAAGTGATGTTCATTGCAGTCAGCTCTTAGACGGGTATTTGAGCCAATTTGGAAAGGAGGATTGCTGATACATAATTAACGACAAACATGGCAGTTTATTGTTGCCTGCAAGACTTTTAGTAGTAGCAAAAATAAAAGTAATAACAACATAATTGCGCCAGCAATGATGTTCCAAATAGAGAGATAATCCCTCGGTCCCAAAATAAAATTTCTGCGATGAATCCAGTATGCATTTTCAATTGTGCTACATTGCATACCCATTCAATTCAGCGGCTGGCGGGGTGTGCTATGCCGTCGCAGCCCTTCTCCGGACTTGGTCAGAGAAGGCTGTGTGAGTATCACcatatctcttcgtccttcaccacttACGCGCTCAGTAAAGCTCACATACGTTGACGAATTCAATCAAAAGACAAAAAAGTACGTAGGTCCAGACGAATTGGCATCCTACTCTAGAAATCAGCAACCCGTAGCTCTCAAAGCTGGCACACAGAAAATACTTACTCTGATAGACGGTGATCAACTGAAGCTTTCTCGCATCTACTAGCTATATATATCTTGGCATGGCATGTCACATTCCATCATTCACGGTTAGCTAGCTCTCCCATTTCACAAGATCGTCAGCCCCGCGTTGCAGAAAATATAGCATCACTTGACATGGCATCCCAAGCCGTCGAGAGCCACCGTGCCGGCGCGGAGGTATTCCACGGCGACGACGCCATGTGCAAGAAGAAGTCGGtggaggtgctggaggagctgggcctccCGACGGGCCTGCTGCCCCTGGAGGACATGGAGGAGTTCGGGTACAACCGCGCGGCCGGCTTCATGTGGCTCGTgcagaggaagaagacggagcacACGTTCAAGAAGGTGAAGCAGACCGTGTCGTACGCCGGCGAGGTGACGGCCTTCGTCGAGCCGGGAAAGCTGAGGAAGATCACCGGCGTGAAGACCAAGGAGCTGTTTCTGTGGCTCAGCGTGGTGGAGGTGTATGTTGTTGAGGGCCTGGCCCCTGGCAAGGTCACCTTCAAGACCGGCACTGGTCTCTCCGACACCTTTGATGCAGCTGCTTTTGCCCTTGGAGAATGAGTAGTAATTCTTGTGCTATTTGTAGTTGCACAAGTTTGTTTGTGCCAGATATATATAAACCCTTGCGATGCTTGTAAGTTGTCCTTATTGTTCCTTGCCTGAATGAATAAAAGTGTCCGGTTCCTGTCTCCAACTGTACCTGTACTGTGGACCGAACCAAGGAGAATAATTCAGCACTGCGAGACCAAAGGCAAAACCTATTCCCGGCGAACAAATACACGCCCCGCGGAGCTCTTTGTGCCGGCCAACTATGGGGCCGCTGATTTTATTTTCATTTCAGAATTATTTTCCTTTTCGGGTTTCTGCCAGCTCATTTCAATTCcattttcttgttttttttctaTTCAATTATTTCCTATTTCTTTTTTATATTGATTATATTTTGTAAAATAATACACGGTGAACATTTTTACAACAAACCACGTACATTTTTTAATAACGGGCGAACAAGCATTGCAGGAAACATTTTTTTCCGCTACAAAATGACAAACATTTTTAGTTGTGTATCAAACTTTTTTCAATATGATCAGGAGATATGCTAGgaaagaattaaaaaaaatcttAACATCCCTAATGTACATGTGATATTACATATATTCAACAGGAGGCACGAACAACCAGTCTGGGAGAGTAAAAATGTTGTTTTTTGCATGGTCTATCGGCTGGAACTTTTGTGATCTGGCACATGTAAAAACTATGAACATTTATCTTTTTTTGGAACTTTGTGATCTGGCACTTGTAAAAACTATGAACATTTATCTCTTTTTGGCTGTGCTCGAGCCCTATGAACATCGTACTttagtttgcttatattgctatgcattTGAAATGAAGGAGGGCGGCCTCAGTGGACATTTAGGGGATCCAATTAGATGGACGACTACCATATCCGTGTCCACGAAGGatggtgttggagatgccctaacaccgCCGAAGAagatagaaaaataaaaaagaacaagGCACAGTACGTGCTTTTTTCATACAATTCAGAATGGACCGGGTTCAACTACCAGAGAGATGACGGAATAAAAACAAATAAAAGCGTCATGGTGCGAAATGTGCGGGGATTAAATACTAAACCACCTATAGAGCTCATAATCCATCTCATACAAGCTTTCAGAAAGTATGTGCCTTTGAGGAAAGACTTAACGATGCCGAACTCTTAATCTTCACCATTACATTTGTGTCAAACCAGCGTGGCAACTGGCAACGTTGGTCCACGGCTACCGACCTgctctagacacgtcgtcgctttgttgagccgagctcaacctcTTCGAATCATCATCTCGACGagtcgaacaagagttcggcatcacaaaggataaatcgtcaccaacatcgtcgccccacggattacacggaacgGTCAGACCAGCATCGCTGCATGATCACTTCATCAAACCGgtattgaccgcgtcacaagttacgacccgcgtcggcatggccgcactgttgtttCTATAAGTCGATGCCCATCGCGCcaaactgcttcaacacctcgacCGGCATGtcagctgcaacgtctccttaccgacctactccgtcacctcggctggaccggaggcttcatcatctcttcatcaacctactctggtGAGTCCGGCATCACCAGCCGACCAACTTCATCACCTCAGCTGTACTAGGGGCTTTTGCTTCACAATATCGACCATGTTGCGTCGCCACTTTGTCAAGCCGAGCACTCCGCTTGATCACCTCGAGCTTGGGGGCGGGTACCTCGGCCAGGCCGAGGACTACTTCTTCGTCCCGCCACAAGTCTGGACCTCTTCATCAACGATTAAAGTTCGATGGATGTTTCTTTATTTGTTGTGGTCTTCCACGATCATCGCGGTCCAAATTTTATTTTTCTTAGCTATTTGTTTAGCACATAAATTAATATACAAAGAATATTTTATGTTCTTTTGTACTGCACTAATTTTGCAGAGCGGCGGCGGCCGTGTGTGTCGTCCGGTTACACATTGGATCTGAGGTCCGCTATGACGGACTAGCAACAGACGCGACTTGTGAGGATGTGTTGTGCATCATGGGAGATCCTGAACGGCTGTGTCCCAGCCGAGCACACGCACGCAATATCAAGCTAAGGCACATGCTATTAATCATACTAATTTTTGCTTGCATGAGTTTATTTTTTTCGAGGAATATTACTCTGGTTTTACATATGACTgtcaaatggtggctgcattaacgatGATTGCGTGACGGTTCAGTCAGTTCCCCGTCCGCAATTCGGCAAACACTGCATCGGGGACTCGGACCACCTTGCAAGCTCAGGCTTTGTCATGCCGACGCCCCGCATCGACATGGCTTCGACGCCAGACCACATCTCTTTAAAAAAATATTTTACGCCTACGTCGTCGCCCCAATCGGcataaatcggctcgcgtgattaccttgttggtcgaattgccataccgGCATGTTCGGTTTCCTTGGTGACTTCGGCATCACTGAAAgatctctacctcatcgagtgttcggcacacgggTCATATttctttattactcactttgcataaattattaattatgcaatgaattttttaatttattattattactattatctccgactTGCACTGCTTTCTGTTCACATGTAAATGATTCAGGTTGGGCAGCGATGTCACATCGGCGTACCGACATACCAcgccacctcggctggaccggggac encodes the following:
- the LOC119343546 gene encoding uncharacterized protein LOC119343546, which gives rise to MASQAVESHRAGAEVFHGDDAMCKKKSVEVLEELGLPTGLLPLEDMEEFGYNRAAGFMWLVQRKKTEHTFKKVKQTVSYAGEVTAFVEPGKLRKITGVKTKELFLWLSVVEVYVVEGLAPGKVTFKTGTGLSDTFDAAAFALGE